In the Staphylococcus sp. IVB6240 genome, one interval contains:
- the bioB gene encoding biotin synthase BioB, with product MTIASQILKGNELTRQKALELFTDESYDTMSLVYEAYQLRKHYYGHKIKLNMILNAKSGICPEDCGYCGQSREMKEKQRYALISENQITEGAKVAAEHEIGTYCIVMSGRGPSDKEIDHITASVEQIKAAHPQLKVCACLGLTNDDQAARLKAAGVDRYNHNLNTSERYHDEVVTTHTYQDRVDTIETMKAHHISPCSGVICGMGETDEDLVNMAFALKDIDADSIPVNFLHPIKGTKFGEMAELTPMRCLRILALFRLVNPSKEIRIAGGREVNLRSLQATALMVANSIFVGDYLITGGQPNQLDYDMIKDLGYEIDYGETMTV from the coding sequence GTGACAATTGCATCTCAAATACTTAAAGGAAATGAACTAACACGTCAAAAAGCTTTAGAATTATTTACAGATGAATCCTATGACACAATGTCATTGGTTTATGAAGCGTACCAACTTAGAAAGCATTATTATGGCCATAAAATAAAACTGAATATGATATTAAATGCCAAAAGTGGTATTTGTCCGGAAGACTGCGGTTACTGCGGGCAGTCTAGAGAAATGAAAGAAAAGCAACGCTATGCATTGATTTCAGAAAATCAAATTACGGAAGGGGCAAAGGTGGCAGCAGAGCATGAGATTGGTACATATTGTATTGTCATGAGTGGTCGAGGACCGAGTGATAAAGAAATTGACCATATTACAGCATCTGTTGAACAGATTAAAGCGGCACATCCCCAATTAAAAGTTTGTGCTTGTTTGGGATTAACAAACGATGATCAAGCAGCTAGATTAAAAGCAGCGGGTGTTGATCGATACAATCATAATTTGAATACAAGTGAAAGGTACCATGATGAAGTTGTTACCACACATACGTACCAAGATCGAGTTGATACGATAGAAACAATGAAAGCCCATCACATATCACCATGTTCAGGCGTGATATGTGGCATGGGTGAAACGGATGAAGATCTTGTGAATATGGCATTTGCATTGAAAGACATTGATGCAGACAGTATTCCTGTAAACTTCTTACATCCAATTAAAGGGACAAAATTTGGAGAGATGGCAGAATTAACACCTATGCGTTGTCTACGTATTTTGGCATTATTTCGCCTGGTTAATCCATCAAAGGAAATACGTATTGCAGGTGGTCGTGAAGTGAATTTACGTTCATTACAAGCAACAGCATTAATGGTCGCAAACTCTATTTTTGTAGGTGATTATCTCATTACAGGTGGTCAACCGAATCAATTGGACTATGACATGATTAAAGATCTCGGTTATGAAATTGATTATGGGGAAACAATGACTGTATGA